In one Deltaproteobacteria bacterium CG11_big_fil_rev_8_21_14_0_20_42_23 genomic region, the following are encoded:
- a CDS encoding single-stranded DNA-binding protein, producing MASVNKVIIIGNLGQDPEKKVTGTGQAVTTLNIATSEKWNDKSGQRQEKTEWHRVVVWGPQAENCAQYLSKGRQVYIEGRLQTRAWDDKDGNKRYTTEVVAQRVQFLGSKGEASTGSSYEAAGETIPGFDTGANESAFDDVPF from the coding sequence ATGGCAAGTGTAAACAAAGTAATCATCATCGGAAACCTTGGGCAAGATCCTGAAAAAAAAGTAACTGGAACTGGCCAAGCTGTCACCACGCTGAATATTGCAACCAGCGAAAAATGGAACGACAAGTCTGGGCAACGCCAAGAAAAAACTGAATGGCACCGTGTTGTCGTTTGGGGTCCTCAAGCAGAAAATTGCGCGCAATATCTTTCAAAAGGCCGCCAAGTCTACATTGAAGGCCGCCTTCAAACGCGTGCATGGGATGATAAAGATGGAAACAAACGCTACACTACAGAAGTGGTAGCTCAGCGCGTTCAGTTTTTAGGTTCGAAAGGTGAAGCAAGCACGGGCTCTTCTTATGAAGCTGCTGGCGAAACCATTCCAGGCTTCGACACCGGCGCAAATGAATCAGCTTTTGATGATGTGCCGTTTTAA